In the Vanessa cardui chromosome 10, ilVanCard2.1, whole genome shotgun sequence genome, one interval contains:
- the LOC124532924 gene encoding N-glycosylase/DNA lyase, which yields MTWNKIKCNRRELQLVGTLNGGQSFRWEYNKEIDEWIGVFSKTVWKLRQDDDHLQYKVIGTLLNKTSKTTKQSCDDEIFKNLLEKYFRLNFKLSDYYKEWSEKDSLFQSACKQFYGIRMLYQEPVENLFSFICSQNNHISRISTMVEKLCKHYGDKICDHEGTTFYAFPEVEKLSNPQIESELRDLGFGYRAKFIQKSASQIVEWGGEEWFKSLQEMKYKDARLELMKLCGIGPKVSDCICLMSLNHLEALPVDTHVYQIAAQNYLPHLKGKKSVTEKMYSEIGDHFRMLYGDMAGWAHTVLFCADLKKFQQDENSEPKEEKPRKRKKK from the exons ATGacttggaataaaataaaatgtaatcgaAGAGAACTTCAATTAGTAGGAACTTTAAACGGAGGTCAAAGTTTCAG GTgggaatataataaagaaatagacGAATGGATCGGGGTGTTCTCGAAAACAGTTTGGAAATTGCGGCAAGATGATGACCATTTACAGTACAAAGTTATTGGTACATTACTAAACAAAACATCTAAAACGACGAAACAAAGTTGCGATGATGAAATCTTTAAGAATTTACTAGAAAAATATTTccgattgaattttaaattgagtGATTATTATAAAGAGTGGTCTGAAAAAGATAGTTTGTTTCAATCAGCTTGTAAACAATTTTACGGCATAAGAATGCTTTATCAAGAGCCGGTGGAGaatctattttcatttatttgtagtCAGAATAATCACATCTCTag GATATCAACTATGGTTGAGAAATTGTGTAAACATTATGGAGACAAGATATGTGATCATGAAGGTACAACATTTTATGCATTTCCAGAAGTTGAAAAATTATCAAATCCACAG atTGAATCTGAATTAAGAGATTTAGGTTTCGGTTATAGAGCcaaattcattcaaaaatcaGCATCGCAAATAGTTGAGTGGGGAGGTGAAGAATGGTTTAAGAGCTTACAAGAAATGAAATACAAGGATGCTAGGCTTGAACTGATGAAACTCTGTGGGATAGGACCAAAG gtTTCAGATTGTATATGTTTGATGTCTCTAAACCACTTGGAAGCGCTGCCAGTTGATACACATGTGTACCAGATAGCAGCCCAGAACTACCTGCCACACTTGAAGGGGAAGAAGAGTGTTACCGAGAAGATGTACTCGGAAATAGGAGATCATTTCAGAATGTTGTACGGTGATATGGCAGGATGGGCTCACACT gtattaTTTTGTGCCGATCTAAAGAAATTCCAGCAAGATGAGAATTCGGAACCCAAAGAAGAAAAACCAAGGAAAAGAAAGAAGAAATGA